A genomic window from Chelonoidis abingdonii isolate Lonesome George chromosome 26, CheloAbing_2.0, whole genome shotgun sequence includes:
- the SP7 gene encoding transcription factor Sp7, which produces MHSGALESPDLAAIGFSQARWKLNPKELKKEEARYGSSPLAMLTATCNKFGGSSPIRDSATPGKAGNPLGKKLYQLGAEQSSPKLRSSEVMGDSYTAAFPSGNGLMSPSASPQASTTYGKDYSPFSHSFPASSSSQDPSSLLVSKGHPSAECLPSVYTSLDMAHPYGSWYKAGIHPGISSSSSNASASWWDVHSNTNWLSAQPQSDGLQGSLQPVPAQTSLSPQLPSYSSDFTTLNPAPYPAVGITSSSHLLPSGQHMLSQEMYKPKPVTNNSLMEGGIGLKAPRGSTFSSTTGRSTCDCPNCQELERLGASAASLRKKPIHSCHIPGCGKVYGKASHLKAHLRWHTGERPFVCNWLFCGKRFTRSDELERHVRTHTREKKFTCLLCNKRFTRSDHLSKHQKTHTEMGAAKPGEGEAEREETATGGGSPGAALQDGLANDDKDTTSPEQSSLLEI; this is translated from the exons ATGCATTCAGGGGCCTTAGAGAGTCCTGACTTAGCAGCAATTGGGTTTTCTCAAGCCAGGTGGAAGCTAAACCCCAAGGAGCTGAAAAAA GAAGAAGCTCGCTAtggctccagccccctggctATGCTAACGGCCACCTGCAATAAATTTGGAGGCTCCAGCCCAATCCGGGATTCGGCCACGCCTGGGAAAGCGGGGAACCCTTTGGGGAAGAAGCTGTACCAGCTGGGAGCCGAGCAGTCCAGCCCCAAGCTCCGCAGCTCCGAGGTCATGGGAGATTCCTACACGGCCGCCTTCCCCAGTGGGAACGGGCTGATGTCCCCCTCGGCCAGCCCGCAAGCCTCCACCACCTACGGCAAAGACTACAGCCCCTTCTCTCACTCCTTTCCAGCTTCCTCCAGCTCTCAGGACCCCTCATCCCTCCTAGTGTCCAAGGGCCACCCCTCGGCCGAGTGCCTTCCCAGCGTCTACACCTCCTTGGATATGGCGCACCCTTACGGCTCATGGTACAAAGCCGGGATCCATCCTGGGATCTCCAGCAGCTCCAGCAATGCCTCAGCCTCCTGGTGGGACGTGCACTCCAATACCAACTGGCTGAGTGCCCAGCCCCAGTCGGACGGCCTCCAGGGCTCCCTTCAGCCTGTGCCAGCCCAGACATCCCTGAGCCCTCAGCTGCCAAGCTACAGCTCCGACTTCACCACCTTGAACCCTGCCCCATACCCGGCTGTGGGCATCACCTCCTCCTCTCACCTCCTCCCTTCCGGCCAACACATGCTGTCCCAGGAGATGTACAAGCCCAAGCCCGTGACCAACAACTCCCTGATGGAAGGTGGGATCGGACTGAAGGCCCCGCGTGGCAGCACCTTCAGCAGCACCACTGGCCGCTCAACGTGCGATTGTCCCaactgccaggagctggagcgGCTTGGGGCCTCAGCCGCCAGCCTGCGGAAGAAGCCCATCCACAGCTGTCACATCCCGGGCTGCGGGAAGGTCTATGGCAAGGCCTCTCACCTCAAGGCCCACCTGCGGTGGCACACGGGAGAGCGTCCCTTCGTCTGCAACTGGCTCTTCTGTGGCAAGCGCTTCACCCGCTCAGACGAGCTGGAGCGTCACGTCCGCACCCACACCCGGGAGAAGAAGTTCACTTGCCTGCTCTGCAATAAGAGGTTCACCCGCAGCGATCACCTCAGCAAGCATCAGAAGACCCACACCGAGATGGGGGCGGCCAAGCCCGGCGAGGGCGAAGCGGAGAGGGAGGAGACGGCCACTGGTGGTGGCTCTCCAGGCGCGGCCTTGCAGGACGGGCTCGCCAACGACGACAAAGACACCACCAGCCCTGAGCAAAGCAGCTTGTTGGAGATCTAA